The region GGCAGCAGATTGCTTTAAGCTTGGAACAAATTCTGAGCCTAAGATGTCTGGCGAATTAGCTGGTACACCAGGAATCACATTGGTAGGACCAAAAGGTTCCGTTCAAACAAAAGAGGGCCTTATCATAGCCCAAAGACATATTCATATGAGTCTTGAAGATGCGTCAAAATTCGGCGTACATGACGGACAAACCGTAAACATTCAGACAGAAGGGGCTCGCGGAGGTATTTTCAGCAATGTAGCAATTCGCGCGAATAATTCCTCAAGCTTAGAATGCCACCTTGATACAGAAGAAGCCAATGCCATGGGTCTTGGGGGATCTTCAAGTATTACCATTGTAAAGTAAGTTAACTATTAAAAATTAATTATATTATTAGGAGGATTTTAAAATGAAATACGATGCATTAGGAATGATTGAAACAAAAGGTTTAGTAGGAGCTATCGAGGCTGCAGATGCTATGGTTAAGGCAGCAAATGTATCATTAGTTGGAAAAGAATTTGTTGGTGGCGGTCTTGTTACTGTTATGGTAAGAGGCGATGTAGGAGCTGTTAAGGCAGCTACAGACGCAGGTGCTGCTGCAGCTCAGCGAGTTGGCGAATTAGTATCCGTTCACGTAATTCCTCGTCCACATGCTGAAGTTGAAATTATTCTTCCAGCAACAAAAGAAGCGTAATTATACAAGAGGAATTCAAATTCACTAGCCATGAATGAACTTGAATGAAATTAAGGGAGTTTTTGCAAAATAGTTGAGTAATCAATCTATGGAGCAAAAGGCTCCCTTTTTTGACTATAAGCAAGTCCTTGAGGATTCTACCTAGAAGGTTTCTTCAGTACTTCATGCTCATTTTAATTTTTTAACCAACTATTGCTTTTTTATAAATGTATCCACATATTCTTTACATAATATTATCAATCCAAGAAAAAATAAAAAACAACTTATTATCATTGGTACAAGACTATAGTTATTAATTAACGATTGGATATACTCACCGTATTTGTTATAATACATAGATAGAGGTAAACTATTAACTGCAATTTTATGGAATGTACTAAATCCAAGTGTGCCAACAACTAAAAATGCTATTCCTATAAAGCATCTTTTCATATAATTCTCCTTCTTTCATGTTTATTATGTAATTGGTAACTTACTAATAATTATATAAGTTGCATACTAACTCTATATATAATATTACAAATTTAACCAAATTGCAAAGAGGTGAAGATATAGCAACTTGCGCTTGTATTAATTCAAGTGTAAAAAATGCAAATGCAAAATTGTTAAGTAATTTACGGAGATATTTACAAATAATTATAAATAGGAGGATATGATATGACGAGATATATCGCAGTAGCGACATTGTTTTTGCTTATAATCCTTGTTTTATTCCGAGCTTTCCAATTAAAAAAATTAGGAATAAAAGTTATTCGTTTTGGAGAGATGGATAAGAAGGATTTTATTATCCCGCCCTTTGCCTTACTGTTATTTTATATTGTTTTCGCAAGCGCGTTTGGTTTACCTAAAGTAGGAGCTGAATTGTATAAAAGTGATTATGTAGGTTGGATAGGTGTGGCTTTATGCGCTTTGGGAATTATCTTATTTCTATACGCACTGATTTCATTTGGAAAGAGTTTTCGCGTCGGTTTGGATGAAGACCACCCCGGTGAACTTGTAACCACAGGAGCTTTTTCTATTAGTCGCAATCCAATATATTCAGCATTTGGATTGGTTCTGATCGGAATCTTTTTGATTATTCCGAATTGGATTATATTAATTTACGTTTTAACAGGAATATGGCTTTTCAACCGTCAGATTTTACTTGAGGAACAATCGCTTAGAAAGATATACGGTGAAAAATATGCGGAATACTGTAAAAGAGTAAGGCGTTTTCTATAATTCGGAGGTCAATCATGGAAGTATATCCGAATAACGCCCATGGCGAAGAAAAATACCTAATTTAAAACGGAGGAATTATAATGAACGAAGGTCAACAAAGATTTTATGAATTTGTAATGGAAAGAGTAAAAGAAGGCAAAGAGGAAGAAATCAAAGCCATAATGAGTGAAGACAGCAGGAAGGTACATTTACGAAGGAGTATATGACTGAAATCGTACCAAAGATGATAATGTTATTAAAGCCAGAGTGTGTTGAGGAATTTAAAAATGCTGCTCAACATATGAGCTCACAGTTAAAATAAGGTTGATGAGGAGTTAGGGGTCATGGATTTATACTGTGGTCCTTTTTTACTAGTACATCGCGTAATGTTGGTACTTCATTTCGTTCTGTTAGATACTTCAAGGAATTATGGAGGTATATAATTTTGGATACTTGTAGGAGAGCAGTTTTTTTAGATATGCAAGGTACTTTAGGTGGTAATGGTGTAGATGATATTAGTACATTTGAATTTTACCCTTTCGCGATCAATGCTATAAAAAAACTAAATCAAAATAAGCTATTAGCAATTGTTATCACAAACCAAAGTAATATATCAAGAGGTTACATTTCTCAAAAGGACTTCGATGAAAAGATGAATATGTTAAATCTAGTATTGTCGAAACAAGATGCATATCTTGACGACATCTATTGCTGTCCACATACTAGAAAAGATCAATGTAATTGCAAAAAGCCTTTAACAGGACTGATTGATAGAGCTATGAAAGAGCATAACATAGATTTGAAACATAGTTTTGTAATCGGTGATATGGGTATGAGTGATATTGTTTTGGCAAGTAATATTGGGGCAAAAGGTATCCTTGTATTGACTGGTGCAGGCAAAGGAAGTTTGTCTGAATATAGAGACACTTGGGCTAACTATGAAGCTGATTACATAGCAGACAATGTTCTTGAAGCAGTGAATTGGATCTTGGATAATAAATGAGCATAAATATGTATAATTAATGGCCATGCAAATGGATTATTGATGATGTAGAGAGGCTTTGTTTCGAAGAGGTTATGGATTTTTAAGATGGATATATAGTAGATATTTTATTTGTTATGTAGTACTATTAATAGAAGGCGGTTTATATTCTAACCGGTTATCCAATTACTTTGGTATAGAATTATAGATTAGTCGATCTATTACCTACTAGTACATAAAAACTATGAAAATGTGGAGGTAAGCTAATGAATTACAATGATTTTCAATGGACAATCGAAACGCAATATGAAGTAGTAGAAGATGGAATACATATTTATGCGCCTGCTAAAACTGATTATTTTGTAAATCCAGCTGATGGAAAAGTTGTTACGGATGCGCCATTTTTCTATAAGGAGGTTGAGGGAGATTTTGTTCTTAGAGCAAAGGTAAGCCATGATTTCGTATCAACTTATGACGCATGCGTATTACTTGCGTTAGAAAACGAAAAGCTTTGGGCGAAGGCTTGTTTTGAGTATACAGATTTGGGTACTCACTCTGTTGTTACCGTTATGACAAATGAGAGATCAGACGATGCCAATGGTGTCGATGTGGACGGAGATGAAGTCTGGCTTCAGTTAAGCCGTAAGGATAATCTCTTTGCGATTCATTATTCACAGGATGGAAAAGAATTTAAGATGGCTAGACTTTGTAATCTTCCGATGCAGAAAAAAATTAAAGTAGGGTTAGAAGCACAATCACCAACCGGAGATGGTGGATCAAGAAGATTTTCTAATGTTTCTTTAGAATTAAGGAGCCTTGAAGATATCCGCAAAGGAAATTAGTTGATTTGTTTTAAGTCTAATCAAAACTGATATTGTAAATTTAATAGTTATTTGTGGGCAAGACCATCTTAAGTGGTTCTTGCCCATGTGTATATTACAAAGAGAAAATAAAAAGATGCGGATTCATGGGATATGCTGGTATTTACAACTAATCTTTATATAATCACGCTGATTACATCTTCTTTCTTGTGGGTACCAATTTTTGTTCTATCTTAATCCCAAATTTTAATCTGGTAGGATATTCCTACTTTTACCTAAAAACATCATTATCATAAGATTTCAAAATTCATTCATTAAGACAGAATAAATTTGATTTATCGAAGGGATATCATAGCTTTAAAGTTGAACTTATAAGGCATACCAAAAGGTAGAAAAATCTCAAATAATATTTTGTACCATATTTACATTTTCTCACAATAACTC is a window of Lachnoclostridium phytofermentans ISDg DNA encoding:
- a CDS encoding phosphate propanoyltransferase, which gives rise to MDKYEAVIKLIMEAMKTESEPKESKIPVGVSNRHVHLSQEDLDILFGQGYQLTNIKELSQPGQYACKEMVTVCGPKGAIEKVRILGPVRKQTQVEILAADCFKLGTNSEPKMSGELAGTPGITLVGPKGSVQTKEGLIIAQRHIHMSLEDASKFGVHDGQTVNIQTEGARGGIFSNVAIRANNSSSLECHLDTEEANAMGLGGSSSITIVK
- the eutM gene encoding ethanolamine utilization microcompartment protein EutM; translation: MKYDALGMIETKGLVGAIEAADAMVKAANVSLVGKEFVGGGLVTVMVRGDVGAVKAATDAGAAAAQRVGELVSVHVIPRPHAEVEIILPATKEA
- a CDS encoding methyltransferase family protein gives rise to the protein MTRYIAVATLFLLIILVLFRAFQLKKLGIKVIRFGEMDKKDFIIPPFALLLFYIVFASAFGLPKVGAELYKSDYVGWIGVALCALGIILFLYALISFGKSFRVGLDEDHPGELVTTGAFSISRNPIYSAFGLVLIGIFLIIPNWIILIYVLTGIWLFNRQILLEEQSLRKIYGEKYAEYCKRVRRFL
- a CDS encoding D-glycero-alpha-D-manno-heptose-1,7-bisphosphate 7-phosphatase; the encoded protein is MDTCRRAVFLDMQGTLGGNGVDDISTFEFYPFAINAIKKLNQNKLLAIVITNQSNISRGYISQKDFDEKMNMLNLVLSKQDAYLDDIYCCPHTRKDQCNCKKPLTGLIDRAMKEHNIDLKHSFVIGDMGMSDIVLASNIGAKGILVLTGAGKGSLSEYRDTWANYEADYIADNVLEAVNWILDNK
- a CDS encoding DUF1349 domain-containing protein yields the protein MNYNDFQWTIETQYEVVEDGIHIYAPAKTDYFVNPADGKVVTDAPFFYKEVEGDFVLRAKVSHDFVSTYDACVLLALENEKLWAKACFEYTDLGTHSVVTVMTNERSDDANGVDVDGDEVWLQLSRKDNLFAIHYSQDGKEFKMARLCNLPMQKKIKVGLEAQSPTGDGGSRRFSNVSLELRSLEDIRKGN